In Frondihabitans sp. PAMC 28766, a genomic segment contains:
- a CDS encoding carbohydrate ABC transporter permease, with protein MKTSKIRQVPMTVLGIIFLCIMIFPIYWMLNSSLQTNGSATSSSFFPLHPDFSGYQTALSQQTGNLVTSLIISIGSVIVSLVIAAPAAYALAKFKIKWISVVLIALLIAQMIPGIVIANALYTAYNHLGLLNTLPGLILADASNGIPFAILILRAFMGSIPPSLVEAARVDGASHFRAFVSIVLPISRNSIITAALFSFLFTWSDFVFALTLTTGNSIKPVTLGIYTYLSGNVQQWSPVMATAVLSSIPAIVLLIFAQRYIAAGALGGAVK; from the coding sequence ATGAAGACGTCAAAGATCCGCCAGGTGCCGATGACGGTGCTGGGCATCATCTTCCTGTGCATCATGATCTTCCCCATCTACTGGATGCTCAACTCCAGCCTCCAGACCAACGGCTCCGCCACGTCGAGCTCGTTCTTCCCGCTGCACCCGGACTTCTCGGGCTATCAGACCGCCTTGTCGCAGCAGACGGGCAACCTCGTCACCAGCCTGATCATCTCCATCGGATCGGTGATCGTGTCTCTGGTCATCGCCGCACCCGCGGCGTACGCGCTGGCGAAGTTCAAGATCAAGTGGATCAGCGTCGTGCTGATCGCCTTGCTGATCGCGCAGATGATCCCGGGCATCGTGATCGCGAACGCCCTTTACACGGCGTATAACCACCTGGGCCTGCTGAACACTCTCCCGGGCCTGATCCTCGCGGACGCGTCCAACGGGATCCCGTTCGCGATCCTGATCCTGCGGGCGTTCATGGGATCGATCCCGCCGTCGCTGGTGGAGGCCGCCCGGGTCGACGGAGCCTCTCACTTCCGGGCGTTCGTCTCCATCGTGCTGCCGATCAGCCGCAACTCGATCATCACCGCCGCGCTGTTCTCGTTCCTGTTCACCTGGAGCGATTTCGTCTTCGCCCTGACATTGACGACCGGCAACTCGATCAAACCGGTGACGCTGGGCATCTACACCTACCTCAGCGGCAACGTGCAGCAGTGGTCCCCGGTCATGGCGACCGCGGTGCTCTCGTCGATCCCGGCGATCGTGCTGCTGATCTTCGCCCAGCGCTACATCGCGGCCGGCGCCCTCGGCGGGGCAGTCAAGTGA
- a CDS encoding carbohydrate ABC transporter permease has protein sequence MTTADLRSKAPSLIAHQDAPPSPSRRKARLREGLVQWAFLVPAIVYIVLFFGYPIVKNILMGFQDYSTSTFFTGVAPWVGIQNYVTVISSDLFSTTLINTGLFTVGSIVGQFVIGMALALFFRNKFPLNNVLRSLLLMPWLLPLIASSAVWKWILDQDSGVLNQTLLFLHLTPAAVPWLASPNVALLSVVIVNIWLGIPFNVTILYSGLQDIPEELYEAGSLDGATGWKAFRHITWPNLRPVVTVVLVLGVVYTLKVLDIILGLTGGGPANSTETLATNSYQRSFVDFSFGQGAAVSNILIVISLIFALIYLATNRRAVDD, from the coding sequence ATGACTACTGCAGACCTGCGCAGCAAAGCTCCGAGCCTGATCGCGCATCAGGATGCCCCTCCCTCGCCGTCGAGGCGCAAGGCGCGGCTCCGGGAAGGCCTGGTCCAGTGGGCCTTCCTGGTGCCGGCCATCGTCTACATCGTGCTGTTCTTCGGCTATCCCATCGTGAAGAACATCCTGATGGGGTTCCAGGACTACTCGACGTCCACCTTCTTCACCGGGGTCGCCCCGTGGGTGGGCATCCAGAACTACGTCACCGTGATCTCGAGCGACCTGTTCTCCACGACGCTGATCAACACCGGCCTGTTCACGGTCGGTTCGATCGTGGGACAGTTCGTGATCGGGATGGCGCTGGCGCTCTTCTTCCGCAACAAGTTCCCCCTGAACAACGTCCTCCGGTCGTTGCTGCTGATGCCGTGGCTCCTGCCGCTGATCGCGTCCAGCGCCGTCTGGAAGTGGATCCTCGATCAGGACAGCGGCGTGCTGAACCAGACGCTGCTGTTCCTGCATCTCACCCCGGCGGCGGTCCCCTGGCTCGCCAGCCCGAACGTGGCTCTGCTGAGCGTCGTGATCGTGAACATCTGGCTCGGCATCCCGTTCAACGTGACGATCCTCTACTCCGGTCTGCAGGACATCCCCGAGGAGCTGTACGAAGCCGGCTCGCTCGACGGGGCGACGGGGTGGAAGGCGTTCCGCCACATCACCTGGCCGAACCTCCGCCCGGTCGTGACGGTGGTGCTGGTGCTCGGCGTGGTCTACACGCTCAAGGTGCTCGACATCATCCTGGGGCTCACCGGGGGTGGGCCCGCGAACTCGACCGAGACCCTCGCCACGAACTCCTACCAGAGGTCGTTCGTCGACTTCTCGTTCGGGCAGGGCGCTGCCGTCAGCAACATCCTGATCGTGATCTCGCTGATCTTCGCCCTGATCTACCTGGCCACGAACCGTCGCGCCGTCGACGACTAG
- a CDS encoding sugar ABC transporter substrate-binding protein encodes MKKPRLIAAVAAAALIPLALAGCSSGGSSSSGGKVSLNLEDYYTAPQAAVMDSVYQGCASQLGIKVSSTHVPGAGLISKVLQQASSKTLPDVLMLDNPDVQQIAQSGALSPLSDYGITGKGFAPGVVKAGTYDGKLYGLAPAVNSIALFYNTDMFAKAGITTPPKTWDELSADATKLTSGSTYGFALSAAPTYEGTWGVLPFMWSNGGSEKNIDTPQTAQAIGFLASLVKDGSMSKSSVNWTQGDALNQFTAGKAAMMINGPWNLAALAKYPSIKWASVPIPTRVAGQTVVSPLGGETFNVPQTGNKTTMAAAGKLVKCITDSKNQVKIANGEGDVPASLATAATVAASNKQIAPFATIVKTARARTGLLGPKWPAAATKIYTAEQLALTGKATAAAAVKQAQNQQ; translated from the coding sequence ATGAAGAAGCCACGTCTCATCGCCGCGGTCGCCGCCGCAGCCTTGATCCCTCTCGCGCTCGCCGGATGCTCGTCCGGAGGGTCCTCCTCGTCGGGCGGCAAGGTCTCGCTGAACCTCGAGGACTACTACACGGCTCCGCAGGCCGCCGTCATGGACAGCGTCTACCAGGGCTGCGCCTCGCAGCTCGGCATCAAGGTGTCGTCCACGCACGTCCCCGGTGCGGGCCTCATCTCGAAGGTGCTCCAGCAGGCGTCGTCGAAGACCCTGCCCGACGTCCTGATGCTCGACAACCCGGACGTGCAGCAGATCGCCCAGTCGGGCGCCCTCTCGCCGCTCTCCGACTACGGCATCACCGGCAAGGGCTTCGCACCCGGGGTCGTCAAGGCCGGCACCTACGACGGCAAGCTCTACGGCCTCGCCCCGGCAGTCAACTCGATCGCCCTCTTCTACAACACCGACATGTTCGCCAAGGCCGGCATCACGACGCCGCCGAAGACCTGGGACGAGCTCTCGGCCGATGCCACGAAGCTCACCTCGGGCAGCACCTACGGCTTCGCACTCAGCGCTGCTCCCACCTACGAGGGCACCTGGGGAGTCCTGCCGTTCATGTGGTCGAACGGTGGCAGCGAGAAGAACATCGACACGCCTCAGACAGCCCAGGCCATCGGGTTCCTCGCCAGCCTCGTGAAGGACGGCTCGATGTCGAAGAGCTCGGTCAACTGGACCCAGGGCGACGCGCTGAACCAGTTCACGGCAGGCAAGGCCGCGATGATGATCAACGGACCCTGGAACCTCGCCGCTCTGGCCAAGTACCCGAGCATCAAGTGGGCCTCCGTGCCGATCCCGACTCGTGTGGCCGGCCAGACCGTCGTCTCGCCGCTCGGCGGGGAGACGTTCAACGTGCCCCAGACCGGCAACAAGACGACGATGGCCGCCGCCGGCAAGCTCGTCAAATGCATCACCGACTCCAAGAACCAGGTGAAGATCGCCAATGGCGAGGGTGACGTTCCCGCCTCGCTCGCCACAGCGGCGACCGTCGCCGCCTCGAACAAGCAGATCGCCCCGTTCGCGACCATCGTCAAGACAGCACGAGCTCGCACCGGCCTCCTGGGACCGAAATGGCCCGCCGCCGCGACGAAGATCTACACCGCCGAACAGCTCGCTCTGACCGGCAAGGCGACTGCTGCGGCAGCCGTCAAGCAGGCCCAGAACCAGCAGTAG
- a CDS encoding LacI family DNA-binding transcriptional regulator: protein MATMQEVATHAGVSIATVSFVVNNTKKVSPATRERVQASMAALGFRNNAIARALASKRTRIIALLVPSVEHRMRVTALEFFTAAAARASDLGYHLVLWPVETTGDDLTDLISSGLVDGVILMEVKMEDPRIDKLAELKVPFTSIGRTRHPDALPYVDIDFEATVRDSLDYLEGLGHRRFGLVIEDLEGTPMAGYAPHLRAEATFRALCEERGLVGTVVSCGPSAPGGRQAARDLLVADPDVTAALIMKDDSTFGLLSGLAAAGRRVPDDISVLSLATSSEAGAQHDPPLSTMNAPGRVLGKLAAEALIRQLDGPATELPHVLLPCVLHVAGSTGPAPTSA from the coding sequence ATGGCGACCATGCAGGAGGTGGCCACTCACGCGGGCGTCTCGATCGCCACCGTCTCCTTCGTCGTGAACAACACGAAGAAGGTCTCACCTGCCACACGCGAGCGGGTCCAGGCCTCGATGGCCGCCCTGGGCTTCCGCAACAACGCCATCGCCCGCGCTCTCGCCTCGAAGCGCACCCGGATCATCGCGCTGCTGGTCCCGTCGGTCGAGCACCGGATGCGAGTCACAGCCCTCGAGTTCTTCACCGCGGCCGCGGCGCGCGCCTCCGATCTCGGCTACCACCTCGTGCTCTGGCCGGTCGAGACCACGGGCGACGACCTGACGGACCTCATCTCGAGCGGCCTCGTCGACGGCGTGATCCTGATGGAGGTCAAGATGGAAGACCCCCGGATCGACAAGCTGGCCGAGCTCAAGGTGCCGTTCACCTCGATCGGGCGCACCCGGCATCCTGACGCTCTGCCCTACGTCGACATCGACTTCGAGGCCACCGTCCGCGACAGCCTCGACTACCTCGAGGGACTCGGGCACCGCCGGTTCGGCCTCGTCATCGAAGACCTCGAAGGGACGCCGATGGCGGGCTACGCGCCTCACCTGCGGGCCGAGGCGACGTTCCGGGCGCTCTGCGAGGAGCGCGGGCTCGTCGGCACCGTGGTCAGCTGCGGGCCGTCCGCGCCCGGCGGCCGGCAGGCAGCACGTGATCTGCTGGTGGCCGACCCCGACGTGACGGCCGCGCTGATCATGAAGGACGACTCGACCTTCGGCCTGCTGTCGGGCCTCGCGGCTGCTGGCCGGCGGGTGCCCGACGACATCTCGGTGCTCTCGCTCGCGACCTCCAGCGAGGCCGGCGCGCAGCACGACCCGCCGCTGTCGACGATGAACGCGCCCGGCCGCGTGCTGGGCAAGCTCGCCGCCGAGGCACTCATCCGCCAGCTCGACGGCCCGGCGACCGAGCTGCCCCACGTGCTGCTGCCGTGCGTGCTGCACGTGGCCGGCAGCACGGGGCCCGCCCCCACCTCGGCTTAG
- a CDS encoding Gfo/Idh/MocA family protein translates to MTDATPTPLNVAMVGHGFMGAAHSQAFRVAPRFFDLPLAPVMSTLVGRNVEATAKAAEKWGWQKTANDWREVVADPSIDLIDICSPGSTHVDIAVAALEAGKHVLCEKPLGNTVDEAELMAAAAAKAAERGVFAMVGFTYRRVPAITFARDLVAQGRLGEIRRIQANYLQDWLVDEDGPMTWRLDKAKAGSGSLGDIGAHAIDAVQFITGQTLESVSGLLHTFVTERPLLDESVEQTSLGGVASDERGRVTVDDSALFTARLSGGALGQFEATRFATGRKNAFRIEISGSKGAIAFDLERENELEFYDASAPATELGFKRILVTEPEHPYYAAWWPTGHTLGYEHGFSHQLVDLLDALAAHRQPTPSFADGLQVQRVLDAVERSSDAGSAWTPTH, encoded by the coding sequence ATGACCGATGCCACCCCCACACCCCTCAACGTCGCCATGGTCGGCCACGGCTTCATGGGGGCCGCGCACTCGCAGGCCTTCCGAGTCGCACCGCGGTTCTTCGACCTTCCGCTTGCACCGGTCATGTCGACTCTCGTCGGTCGGAACGTCGAGGCCACCGCCAAGGCGGCTGAGAAGTGGGGCTGGCAGAAGACCGCGAACGACTGGCGCGAGGTCGTCGCCGACCCGTCGATCGATCTGATCGACATCTGCTCTCCTGGTTCGACCCACGTCGACATCGCCGTCGCCGCGCTCGAGGCCGGCAAGCACGTGCTCTGCGAGAAGCCGCTCGGCAACACGGTCGACGAGGCCGAGCTGATGGCCGCTGCCGCTGCGAAGGCGGCCGAACGGGGCGTCTTCGCCATGGTCGGCTTCACCTACCGCCGCGTGCCCGCGATCACGTTCGCCCGAGACCTCGTCGCCCAGGGCCGCCTCGGCGAGATCCGCCGCATCCAGGCCAACTACCTCCAAGACTGGCTCGTCGACGAAGACGGCCCGATGACCTGGCGTCTCGACAAGGCGAAGGCAGGATCCGGCTCCCTCGGCGACATCGGGGCGCACGCTATCGACGCGGTCCAGTTCATCACCGGCCAGACGCTCGAGAGCGTGTCAGGCCTCCTCCACACCTTCGTCACCGAACGTCCCCTCCTCGACGAGAGCGTCGAGCAGACGAGCCTCGGCGGCGTCGCGAGCGACGAGCGCGGGCGGGTGACGGTCGACGACTCCGCACTCTTCACCGCGCGGCTGAGCGGCGGTGCCCTCGGCCAGTTCGAGGCCACCCGTTTCGCAACCGGCCGCAAGAACGCGTTCCGCATCGAGATCTCCGGGTCGAAGGGCGCCATCGCGTTCGACCTCGAGCGCGAGAACGAGCTCGAGTTCTACGATGCGTCGGCGCCCGCGACCGAGCTCGGCTTCAAGCGCATCCTGGTCACCGAGCCAGAGCACCCCTACTACGCCGCCTGGTGGCCGACGGGCCATACGCTCGGCTACGAGCACGGGTTCTCGCACCAGCTCGTCGACCTCCTCGACGCGCTCGCGGCTCACCGTCAGCCCACCCCGTCGTTCGCCGACGGGCTGCAGGTGCAGCGGGTGCTCGACGCCGTCGAGCGGTCGTCCGACGCCGGCAGCGCCTGGACCCCCACCCACTGA
- the xylA gene encoding xylose isomerase, protein MATTPTREDRFSFGLWTIGYNGNDPFGGPTRPPLDVVEAVNKLSELGAYGLTFHDDDLFAFGSTDSKRQHQIDRLKGALSDTGLIVPMITTNLFSAPVFKDGGFTSNDRDVRRFALRKVLRNLDLAAELGAKTFVMWGGREGAEYDSAKDIQQALHRYREAVNLLGDYVTDKGYDIKFAIEPKPNEPRGDILLPTLGHALAFINSLERPELVGINPEVGHEQMAGLNYAAGIAQALYHGKLFHIDLNGQRGVKYDQDLVFGHGDLQNAFALVDLLEHGGPGGVPAYTGPRHFDYKPSRTDAIDGVWSSAAANMRMYLLLKERTEAFRADPEVQEALKASKVPELAVPTLNEGESYDDLLADRSAYEDFDTDQYFGGKSFGFVHLQQLAVEHLMGARG, encoded by the coding sequence ATGGCAACGACGCCCACCCGCGAAGACCGCTTCTCGTTCGGTCTCTGGACCATCGGCTACAACGGCAACGACCCCTTCGGCGGCCCGACGCGCCCGCCGCTCGACGTGGTCGAGGCCGTCAACAAGCTCTCCGAGCTCGGCGCCTACGGCCTCACCTTCCACGACGACGACCTGTTCGCGTTCGGCTCGACCGACTCCAAGCGCCAGCACCAGATCGACCGCCTCAAGGGTGCGCTCAGCGACACCGGCCTCATCGTGCCGATGATCACGACGAACCTCTTCTCGGCCCCGGTCTTCAAAGACGGCGGCTTCACCTCCAACGACCGCGACGTACGACGCTTCGCCCTGCGGAAGGTGCTGCGCAACCTCGACCTCGCCGCCGAGCTCGGCGCCAAGACGTTCGTCATGTGGGGTGGCCGTGAGGGCGCCGAGTACGACTCGGCCAAAGACATCCAGCAGGCCCTCCACCGCTACCGCGAGGCCGTCAACCTGCTCGGCGACTACGTCACCGACAAGGGCTACGACATCAAGTTCGCCATCGAGCCCAAGCCGAACGAGCCGCGCGGCGACATCCTGCTGCCCACCCTCGGCCACGCCCTCGCCTTCATCAACTCGCTCGAGCGCCCCGAACTCGTCGGCATCAACCCCGAGGTCGGCCACGAGCAGATGGCCGGGCTCAACTATGCGGCCGGCATCGCCCAAGCGCTCTATCACGGCAAGCTCTTCCACATCGACCTCAACGGCCAGCGCGGCGTCAAGTACGACCAGGACCTGGTGTTCGGCCACGGCGATCTGCAGAACGCGTTCGCCCTCGTCGACCTGCTCGAGCACGGCGGCCCCGGCGGCGTTCCCGCCTACACCGGCCCTCGCCACTTCGACTACAAACCGTCGCGCACCGACGCCATCGACGGCGTCTGGTCGTCGGCCGCCGCCAACATGCGCATGTACCTGCTGCTCAAGGAGCGCACCGAGGCGTTCCGTGCCGACCCCGAGGTGCAGGAGGCCCTAAAGGCCTCGAAGGTGCCCGAGCTCGCGGTGCCGACGCTGAACGAGGGCGAGTCGTACGACGACCTCCTCGCCGACCGCTCGGCCTACGAGGACTTCGACACCGACCAGTACTTCGGCGGCAAGTCGTTCGGCTTCGTACACCTGCAGCAGCTCGCCGTCGAGCACCTGATGGGCGCTCGAGGCTAG
- a CDS encoding FGGY family carbohydrate kinase, translated as MTLVAGIDSSTQSCKVVIRDAASGELVRSGSAAHPAGTEVSADGWWDALRDAIAAAGGLDDVAAISVAGQQHGMVTLDSSGRLVRDALLWNDTRSAPAAAALLEEVGASEMARRTGSLPVASFTAAKVRWLRDAEPGNASRVAAVALPHDWLTWRLLGYGPAGADDDRSGSPLGPDLDALVTDRSDASGTSYWTPSTGRYDFDLFEMAFGRPAREAGAAPAAPAAPAAPASPRPSASGGEGAGSDAVILPRVLGPSEAAGTTAASPGIPAGIVVGPGMGDNAGAGLGLDASVGDVVISIGTSGTAFAVTSEATTDPSGVVAGFADATGAFLPLIATLNAARILTSVETLLAVDHDEFARLALAAGAGSGGLSLVPYFEGERTPNLPDATATLAGLTLAGTTRENLARAAVEGLVCSLAEGMDSVRSLGVTAQRVLLVGGAALNPAVQAVAAQVFDVPVAVPSPGEYVADGAARQAAWVLGGSRPVWPLSIAATLEPAVAPAVRERYRAAQQLGSLPRP; from the coding sequence ATGACGCTGGTCGCCGGAATCGACTCGTCCACCCAGAGCTGCAAGGTCGTGATCCGCGACGCCGCCTCCGGCGAGCTGGTGCGGTCGGGCAGCGCCGCTCATCCGGCAGGCACCGAGGTGTCGGCCGACGGCTGGTGGGACGCCCTCCGCGACGCGATCGCCGCAGCGGGCGGGCTCGACGACGTGGCGGCGATCTCGGTGGCCGGGCAGCAGCACGGAATGGTCACCCTGGACTCCTCCGGGCGCCTGGTCCGCGACGCGCTCCTCTGGAACGACACCCGCAGCGCTCCCGCCGCGGCTGCCCTCCTCGAAGAGGTCGGGGCCAGCGAGATGGCCCGGCGCACCGGGTCCCTGCCCGTCGCCTCCTTCACCGCCGCGAAGGTGCGCTGGCTGCGCGATGCCGAACCGGGCAATGCATCGCGGGTTGCCGCGGTGGCCCTCCCCCACGACTGGCTGACCTGGCGCCTCCTCGGCTACGGCCCCGCCGGCGCCGACGACGACCGCTCGGGGTCGCCCCTCGGGCCCGACCTCGACGCGCTCGTCACCGACCGATCGGACGCCAGCGGCACGTCGTACTGGACACCCTCGACCGGGCGGTACGACTTCGACCTGTTCGAGATGGCCTTCGGGCGGCCGGCCCGCGAGGCGGGTGCCGCGCCTGCTGCGCCTGCCGCGCCTGCTGCGCCTGCCTCGCCAAGGCCGTCTGCTTCGGGCGGTGAGGGCGCAGGATCCGACGCGGTGATCCTGCCCCGCGTCCTGGGCCCGTCCGAGGCCGCGGGCACCACGGCAGCCTCCCCCGGAATCCCGGCCGGCATCGTGGTCGGCCCGGGCATGGGCGACAACGCCGGTGCAGGCCTCGGGCTCGACGCCTCGGTCGGCGACGTCGTCATCTCGATCGGCACCAGCGGCACCGCCTTCGCCGTGACCTCCGAGGCGACGACCGACCCGTCGGGTGTCGTCGCCGGGTTCGCCGACGCGACCGGGGCATTCCTCCCGTTGATCGCCACGCTCAATGCCGCTCGCATCCTGACCAGCGTCGAGACCCTGCTCGCCGTCGACCACGACGAGTTCGCGCGTCTCGCCCTGGCTGCGGGCGCAGGATCGGGCGGCCTCTCGCTCGTCCCCTACTTCGAGGGCGAGCGAACGCCCAACCTCCCCGACGCCACAGCCACCCTGGCCGGCCTGACCCTCGCCGGCACCACCCGCGAAAACCTCGCCCGCGCCGCCGTTGAGGGCCTCGTCTGCTCGCTCGCCGAAGGGATGGACTCCGTCCGCTCGCTCGGCGTCACCGCGCAGCGAGTGCTGCTCGTCGGCGGGGCCGCGCTCAACCCCGCGGTGCAAGCCGTCGCGGCTCAGGTGTTCGACGTGCCGGTCGCCGTGCCGTCGCCGGGCGAGTACGTGGCCGATGGCGCCGCTCGCCAGGCAGCCTGGGTGCTGGGCGGGTCGAGGCCCGTCTGGCCGCTCTCCATCGCCGCGACGCTCGAGCCCGCCGTGGCGCCCGCCGTGCGCGAGCGGTACCGCGCCGCGCAGCAGCTGGGGTCGCTGCCGCGGCCGTAG
- a CDS encoding copper resistance CopC family protein, protein MGRPATPSRRARAAAAVAVVLAAGLLALAPAASASAHDYLVQSTPKAGSTVTKPLSKVVLTFDDRVLDLSGDGSSNIVEVTHGTKHFETGCPTIADINVSVPVKLGGSGKYAITWQIVSADGHVVTNSIDFDYTKPQDATAAAGAKSRPTCGDQTSSKSGSSGQTASAGSGTSGSSSSNALPVALGVGGGIIVAALIVVAVVLTRSRSAAGAGADGAGDPAGGRSGRVAGGGSGGSGRAGAGGAGGGRAGGGAGSGGQREQPQRPGRSRRKPPPPPGD, encoded by the coding sequence ATGGGCAGGCCGGCAACTCCGTCGCGGCGCGCTCGGGCGGCGGCCGCTGTCGCCGTCGTGCTCGCGGCGGGGCTGCTGGCCCTGGCCCCGGCGGCCTCGGCCAGCGCCCACGACTACCTCGTGCAATCGACGCCCAAGGCGGGGTCGACCGTCACGAAACCCCTGTCGAAGGTCGTGCTCACCTTCGACGACCGCGTGCTCGACCTCTCGGGTGACGGCTCGTCGAACATCGTCGAAGTGACTCACGGCACGAAGCACTTCGAGACGGGCTGCCCGACAATCGCCGACATCAATGTCAGCGTGCCGGTGAAACTCGGAGGCAGTGGCAAATACGCCATCACCTGGCAGATCGTGTCGGCCGACGGCCACGTCGTGACGAACTCGATCGACTTCGACTACACCAAGCCGCAGGATGCCACGGCCGCCGCGGGCGCGAAGTCTCGGCCCACCTGCGGCGACCAGACCTCGTCGAAGTCGGGGTCGTCCGGCCAGACGGCCTCGGCCGGGTCGGGCACCTCGGGGTCGTCGTCGTCGAACGCCCTTCCCGTGGCTCTCGGCGTCGGCGGCGGGATCATCGTCGCGGCACTCATTGTCGTGGCGGTCGTGCTGACGCGGAGCCGTTCGGCTGCGGGTGCGGGTGCCGACGGTGCCGGCGATCCTGCCGGCGGTCGGTCTGGCCGTGTCGCTGGCGGCGGGAGCGGCGGAAGTGGCCGCGCGGGTGCCGGCGGTGCCGGCGGTGGCCGTGCCGGTGGTGGCGCGGGCTCGGGCGGCCAGCGCGAGCAGCCGCAGCGGCCGGGCCGGTCTCGGCGGAAGCCGCCGCCTCCACCCGGCGACTAG
- a CDS encoding YcnI family protein, which yields MRKRIIIGAAAAIPFAGLLALAGPLAASAHVHVSPESAPPGDYATLAFTVPTESATASTVKLEVDFPTAHPFTSVEYQPIQGWKAVVTTSKLATPVKAQGGDITQAVTKVVWTADPGDGIEPGAFQQFIVSAGAVPDTGKVLLPATQTYSDGSVVKWNEPTPASGTEPEHPAPTLYINDTPPADPDQGIVAATSSAAPVAAGSSTPLSSSSSDSSAGLGLGFGIGGLGLGVIALIVAALAYARAGRRPGAAAAVGDGSSGGTSGGSSAAPSAGPAAGPAAGQGD from the coding sequence ATGAGAAAACGCATCATCATTGGCGCGGCGGCCGCCATCCCCTTCGCTGGGCTGCTGGCGCTGGCGGGGCCCCTCGCCGCGTCGGCCCACGTCCACGTCAGCCCCGAGTCGGCCCCGCCCGGCGACTACGCGACGCTGGCGTTCACAGTACCGACCGAATCGGCGACGGCCTCGACCGTCAAACTCGAGGTCGACTTCCCCACCGCACACCCGTTCACCTCGGTCGAGTACCAGCCCATCCAGGGCTGGAAGGCCGTCGTCACCACGTCGAAGCTGGCCACGCCGGTGAAGGCGCAAGGCGGCGACATCACCCAGGCCGTCACGAAGGTCGTCTGGACGGCCGACCCCGGCGACGGCATCGAGCCCGGCGCGTTCCAGCAGTTCATCGTGTCGGCGGGCGCCGTGCCCGACACCGGCAAGGTGCTGCTGCCGGCGACGCAGACCTACAGCGACGGCAGCGTCGTGAAGTGGAACGAGCCGACGCCCGCCTCGGGCACCGAGCCGGAGCATCCTGCCCCGACTCTCTACATCAACGACACCCCGCCAGCCGACCCCGACCAGGGCATCGTGGCGGCGACGAGCTCGGCGGCGCCGGTCGCGGCCGGGTCGAGCACGCCGCTGTCCTCGTCGTCGTCCGACTCGTCTGCGGGGCTCGGTCTGGGGTTCGGCATCGGCGGGCTCGGGCTCGGCGTGATCGCGCTGATCGTCGCGGCGCTCGCCTACGCGCGAGCGGGGCGGCGGCCTGGTGCGGCGGCCGCGGTCGGCGATGGGTCGTCGGGCGGGACGTCGGGCGGATCGTCGGCCGCTCCGTCGGCCGGGCCGGCGGCCGGGCCGGCGGCCGGGCAGGGCGACTGA